From Wolbachia endosymbiont (group A) of Longitarsus flavicornis, the proteins below share one genomic window:
- the mgtE gene encoding magnesium transporter, protein MNIKISSHYGLDKKAIDDLIESLDNDELENVRNIVKTIDSVQLAYFLSTSISDHREKLVNILDQHLLSDALVHVVPDLQIEIIETLGIENTAKLLMLLDVEDIVTIVKDLDRKSVENMLYYLPSKTQKSVEELLSYPEESAGRLIHKDMVIAPYYWTINQLTEFVCNYKKIPEKFHQIFIINSKLEPIGSVNLNKVISHSGDTIIKEIMDHDIKIIKTGIDQEEVARIFKDYSLLSAPVVNKNGKIIGVILIEDVIKVVQQETEEDILKISGVSSKADINAPIHKTIIKRLPWLLFNLLAATMCSIVVGFFDDVIKSFIVLPIIMPIIASMSGNAGSQTVTLTIRAIATKYLTEQNAKRILMKEFLIGLINGVILSTISLVVLAIMFHNFKVEMIFVVSMIMMSIIATFIGTFIPIMLHRLKSDPAVSSSILTSATTDILSAFIFLGLATIFLLNS, encoded by the coding sequence ATGAATATTAAAATAAGTTCTCATTATGGTTTAGACAAAAAGGCTATTGATGACTTAATAGAGTCACTTGATAACGATGAACTAGAAAATGTTCGTAATATTGTAAAAACGATAGATAGCGTTCAGTTAGCTTATTTTTTATCTACTTCAATCAGTGATCACAGGGAGAAACTAGTTAATATCCTCGATCAACATTTGTTAAGTGATGCCCTAGTGCATGTAGTGCCAGATTTACAAATAGAGATCATAGAAACATTGGGAATAGAAAATACAGCAAAGTTACTAATGCTCCTTGATGTAGAAGATATAGTAACCATAGTGAAAGATTTAGATAGAAAGTCTGTAGAAAATATGCTTTACTATTTGCCCAGCAAGACTCAGAAATCAGTAGAGGAGTTGCTATCATACCCAGAAGAAAGTGCAGGAAGGTTAATACATAAAGATATGGTTATAGCTCCATATTATTGGACAATAAATCAATTGACAGAATTTGTGTGCAACTATAAAAAAATACCAGAAAAATTTCACCAGATATTCATTATCAACTCAAAATTAGAGCCTATAGGCAGTGTTAATTTAAATAAGGTAATATCTCACTCAGGAGACACAATAATAAAAGAGATAATGGATCATGACATAAAAATCATTAAAACTGGAATAGACCAAGAGGAAGTAGCAAGAATATTTAAAGATTACTCTTTATTATCAGCTCCGGTAGTAAATAAGAATGGTAAAATTATTGGTGTGATCTTAATTGAAGATGTGATAAAAGTTGTTCAACAAGAAACAGAAGAGGATATACTCAAAATAAGCGGTGTATCTTCTAAAGCCGATATAAATGCCCCTATACATAAAACTATAATTAAAAGGCTACCTTGGTTACTGTTTAACCTCTTAGCTGCAACAATGTGTTCCATAGTAGTTGGCTTTTTCGATGATGTAATAAAAAGTTTTATAGTACTGCCAATAATCATGCCGATAATTGCATCAATGAGCGGAAATGCAGGATCCCAAACAGTAACGCTAACCATCCGGGCAATCGCAACAAAATATTTAACTGAGCAAAATGCAAAAAGAATACTGATGAAAGAATTTTTAATAGGTCTTATAAACGGGGTGATCTTATCTACTATTTCATTAGTAGTGTTAGCAATAATGTTTCACAACTTCAAAGTGGAGATGATTTTTGTGGTCTCCATGATTATGATGTCAATTATTGCAACGTTCATCGGAACTTTCATTCCTATAATGCTTCACCGTTTAAAGTCTGACCCTGCAGTTTCTTCTTCAATCCTAACATCGGCAACAACTGATATTCTCTCAGCTTTTATATTTCTTGGTTTAGCTACGATCTTTTTATTAAACAGCTAA